The region ttattgcatgtttttttcttttgtctttaaataCATGACAGCAAAGGATTTACTAGATCTGCACATTTCAAACACATCAAAAGCATAAACTTGAACTACTGAAACAGGCTTATGTGTCTAAAATATGATGTAACAGTGCACATACTGTAGAGTTGAAGCGAATAGTGTCTCCTTTTCTCGTTACTTTGTTACAGACTTTCAGGCCATAAAGGACTGAACCAAAGTTTGGATCTCTGGTTCCTGCAttcctaaaacacacacacacacacacacacacagagagaaacatatAAACACGTAATTTCCGacacatttataaaactgttaTACAGTCAGATGTCTGAAGCTACATGATCAACTCACCTGGCTCTGAACTCATCGTTGTAAATGTCTCTGAGTTCAATTCTATTAGTGGTGGATGCTCGATCACTTTCCGCCAAAAACTCAAAGAAGTCGAGTCCAATTTGGCAGAGTACAGATTTCTTAATCTTCTTACCCATGATCAAAAAATCCGTTCAAAGTAATTCAAAAACGACAACGTCCGGGATATTCACCTGAAGGTGGATATATCGCTCAATCAAACACTGGTTATGTCTGCATCTCAGAGTAAATCCCAGGAACGGCTCGATTTATATTCCGGGATAGTCCAACTGGGCGGTGTGTGACTCTGCCTAGGGTTATGTAGCATTGAAACTCTCCTGTCTGTCATGCGGATGTCATGAGGATTAAAGCaagtgcacacacgcacacatacaaacacacacacagagaaaactaATCCAGAGAAACGAAAGCTAACGCGCTGACAGCCTAACCACCGAAACCGAAAGCAAACTTGAACCCAATAATTTCTCAGACATTTACAATTACATcccccctaaactgacacaagacGTAAAATTTTGCAGCCTTGTGTTGAAGTTGAAGATATTAGCTGTTTAGGAAGTtcgtttaaaaaaacaaaaggaggaaTCATTTCAACAAATGTTGCAAGTTAATTCCATGTTAGTTTATATATTAATTCAACTGGGAAAAGTGTTCTGTACATGGGGGACAGTATGCCTCCCGCAAACACACTTCCCCTGTTACATTTTATACGACTAACATTTACTAAGAAACGCATAACAAACGAACCTGTTGCTTAACCCTCCTTACAGCTGATGTTAAATGGTTGCCCACAATATTATCCCAAGTCCTAATTATTCTCACCCCAGTCAAGAAAACTTGGAGGATTgaagaaacaggaggaggacacacacacacacacacacacacacacacacacacacacacacacacacacacacacacacacacacacacacacacacacacacacacacacaaacaaacaaacacggtgcagacaataataaaaaataatcataaactttatttatatagcaccttttaaaacagttacaaagtgctgtacgataataataaaaaaaacacagattcaaaAGAACTAAaagccacacaaaaaaacacattataaaacacaaagggaataaaatgctaaaataaaaatgatgaacatGACGTTAAAAATAAGCAGACAGCTCAGGTAAAACCAGGAAATACTTTCTGTTAAACGTCTGTTTTAAGAACAGACATGAAAAGAAGACACTGACTCAGACAGTCTTATTTCCTAGGGCAGGTCATTCCAGAGCACAGACTCTGTCCCCTTTAGTTTTCACTCTAGAAGAGACACAAAGGTTCATAAGGGATTACAAACTCTAAAATATAATCTGGAGCCAGGTCATAAAGACCCTTAAAGGTCTTTAAAGATCTTAAAATCAATCCAGAAACAAACAGGGAGCTAATGTAAAGAGGATAAAACAGGTGTGATAGTAGTCGCTTCAAAGTTTTTTGATTAACACAAAAGAGAAGATTGTTGCAATAAACAAGGTGCCAGGATATACAGTAAAAGCATGTACAACAGTTGTGGCATGAGTAGGGCCAAGTGCATGGGAAACAGGGCACAACAGTTTGTTCAAATGAGATGCCTGTTCTTGCTAATGTCGAACcctaaaaagaagaaaaggttcAGTAGGTGACACTAAATATTCACTCTTTACAAAGCCGCACATAACTTGCGGAAAGCCACAGGTGGTTTTCCTTAAACTCATTTGACACATGAGGGAGcatatcattaaaataaacctttttaagTCTATCCACAGTATTCACACAGAATTGCTCATCGTATGTGACTGGTAGCCGAACAGTTCCTACTGGAGTCCAGATGAGCAGCTGACAGGTCCTCAGCCCTGTGCAGAACATGCCAAGTTGCACTTGCATGTAGAAACCCCGTGGACCATTTGGCTTCAGCATAGGCCTGCCCTTCACCATCTCCACGTCATAGTTTGGGTTTCTAAACAGGTCCTCCAGAGACTCATTATCTTTCAGAAAGGGACATTTGATCTCCAGCAGGTCCTCTGAGTTCAGAACTCCATCAGGGCTCGCTGACAGCCAGGGCTCATTTTCACACACGACTGTGCCTTTGCGCGTGACAATATTTCCATGACGCTCTAGCCACTTGATGGCCAATTTCTCACTTTTTATACCATGGCGAGTTGCCTCATTCCCTTGGAAAGTGGGGTTGAGATGATTTTTGATGTAGTTTCGAGGGTCGGCTCTGATGGGGACTTTGTTTGCTGTGCTCGCAGTGATTCTTATCTTACGAGCATCATGCCACATGTGAGAGTTGTGCTGCTCAACAGTTCCACGCTCCAAGGCTCTACATTTGTTGGGAGCAATGGCCACAAAAGTGTTGTAAAACAACCTACACATCCCACAAGTGTTGGGGTCAGCATGGTCAGCATGTGTTGGGTATgctgaaaaaaaggaggagggcaCAGTCTCAGCCTCAATAAAGCGCACAATGTGGAAAGCACTGGAGGACTGCAGGTCTGGTTGAAACTCAAAGGCCAGTAGGGCTACATAGACACCAAGCAAACTGCAGTGGAATCGAACCTGGATCTTATAGCCATCACCTGAGAATAGAAAATAACAATGTCTCATATATTGATTATGCTTTATTCTACCCATTATTATCTCACAGTGAAGCAAAATTACATCATCACACATTCAAATAATAGAAAACTTGATTTTTGTATCACCTGGTTTTAGTGTGAGAGGGTTTGTTCTAGTCACATGGTTCTCATCATTTAGAAAGAAGTGCCTGAGCCAGCGCAGCGGGGTGTAGTAGGTGAAATACACAGGTTTGGTTCCCGTGTTTTTCACAGTCAGATTTACCACatactggtaaaaaaaaaaaaaattaaattaaaagcagaTCAATGTAATGGAGCTTCACATTTGTACCATAATCATATATACCTCCACAAATAACATCAATACCTCATTTGCGCTATCTGTACGAAAGCTAATGTTCCCGTCCTCAAACTGATGGTCAGACTTGATGCTGACACCATGCTTGTCAGCTATTAACTGAGCCCTGTGGGTGCAAAGGCAGTGATACTTTGTGTTATAGGCATTACCAAGTCAAGATTCAAGTATCTCCTTTCAATTATATTCTTGTTTTATAGGTGCATAGAAATACAGGCAGCAGAGCGAATGCAGGGCCAATGACACAGGTTAATGACAAGTAAGTGTTTGATAAGAGGTTGTATAATTCACAACTTTGAGGACTGCTGCTGTTAACCTCTTAGCCATGTTTCTGCATGTTATGCTTCGACCTTAACAACATTATAATTTCTACTGTCTGCTTTTTGCTACACCACACAAGTAAATATACCCTTTGTTGTGTGCTTCTCTCCAAAGAGGAACTTTATTTTTTAGTGTgactttttatataatttagtttctagaaaagtaaaacatattCCAGTTGCCTTGAAAAATTATTGAACCTTTGAGTTGGGAGAATTGTATTGCAACAGGAAACTCATATttgtcaaaaaatgtgaaaatatacaaCAAACTGCTCTTGCAGcacttaaaacaaacacaaaaaagacagtCATTATTTAATCCTCTCAAACCTGTCTGTCTTCAGCCTGTTTATCAATATGTTGGCCAGTTTCCTCCTGGCTCGAACCCTGGACACTGCCTCTTCCAGCATAGGTCTGGCCTCTCCATTCTGGATCCACCCTGGCTGATGGTCCCTGAATAATGCCCACTGATCTAGATACTGAAATATGACCTGTGCAGAAGATAATTTCAAGTCAGTCTTGTCTTGGGATGGAAAATACTTCTGTCAAGTTGCTGAGTGTCCTGTTGACATGATGGAGTTTCACCTGTTTTTAGGTACCTAATCTTCACTACCTATCTGTCTGatgcatatacagtaaatgtaactGCCAGTGCAACTTCGGACATAATACGGgctttttctcagtttcatttattatgtgtttttactttGGAAAGGATCAGAGGATCAgagtttttacagcttttacatGGTAACTTTGCAGGACTGAGATTCACACTTAACCATAGCCATATGcatataaatgtaatgaataatatgtaatattgtatatatgtaatatgtGATGTTTCAGACCAATATGATAAAAGTAAAGCAgaattgttattttaatttacagACAATTACCAAGaaaattccttgtatgtgcagaaaaaaagtggactaaaaaagaagagaggttTATCTGCAAGTTGAAAAATTCTCCAAATCTAAGCCACACCTTATTTACTGCATTTCATTCCCCAATTTCAAGAACATCAAGGACATGATCTCCACCTGACCTTGGTTACCATGGGAGACAGACAGCCTTATCAAGAAGGCAGTCAACCTCAGTAGACAGAGAAATGAACCACTCTGAAAGAGACAGGTCATGACCAACTGCTCCCAGGATAGAAAATGACCAGTGAATGACCCGGGGAACACACATATTTAGATTTAGAGATTTTGATTGGGAAAGACAACAGTAAATAGGGTCAGAAAATGTGGTCAACAGAATACATTTGATTATTGTGAGGCTCGTGCATTATTGCAATATGTAGGTAAAAACAGGAACAATTCTTTTCTACAGGTGACCGAGAATATCAATGCAGGACATAACCAGACTTTGTCAGCGAGAGCAGTTTGTCGACAATTACATAGAGAGGGATATTATTGCAGGTCTGCAGTACATAAACCTCTCATTATAATGATGAATGCACAATTGTTCAGTGGTGCAAAAACTATAAGCATCGGTGTAGAGATgtggaaatgtggaaaaaatgatAAGGTCAGATGAGTCATTACTACCATATTCTCAACAAGTGGGCAAGTGCATGTGTTGCGTCTACCAAGAGAAC is a window of Scomber scombrus chromosome 10, fScoSco1.1, whole genome shotgun sequence DNA encoding:
- the LOC133987966 gene encoding uncharacterized protein LOC133987966, encoding MVQMSLYLRCRVGLEFFEFLNESDRAFITDRDELKDIYNDEFKNKEAREPNFGSVLYALKHANKTTRGDTIHFSPKVIFQYLDQWALFRDHQPGWIQNGEARPMLEEAVSRVRARRKLANILINRLKTDRAQLIADKHGVSIKSDHQFEDGNISFRTDSANEYVVNLTVKNTGTKPVYFTYYTPLRWLRHFFLNDENHVTRTNPLTLKPGDGYKIQVRFHCSLLGVYVALLAFEFQPDLQSSSAFHIVRFIEAETVPSSFFSAYPTHADHADPNTCGMCRLFYNTFVAIAPNKCRALERGTVEQHNSHMWHDARKIRITASTANKVPIRADPRNYIKNHLNPTFQGNEATRHGIKSEKLAIKWLERHGNIVTRKGTVVCENEPWLSASPDGVLNSEDLLEIKCPFLKDNESLEDLFRNPNYDVEMVKGRPMLKPNGPRGFYMQVQLGMFCTGLRTCQLLIWTPVGTVRLPVTYDEQFCVNTVDRLKKVYFNDMLPHVSNEFKENHLWLSASYVRLCKE